The following coding sequences lie in one Mucilaginibacter sp. KACC 22773 genomic window:
- a CDS encoding glycosyltransferase family 4 protein, protein MTPSVKFVAPSNIIHHQLAAELEVAIIGKRSGVAWEQIDLPRYLKKNETPFLINLCNVAPLFYNNQAITLHDVAFLVNPDWFSKNFVRFYKFLIPRIAKKAQIVFTVSDFSKSEIVKYIGIDPRKIKVIYNGVSDLAAPKYAGAGYGRYILTVGSIDKRKNILNLIEAFKLTTNKDLKLVIVGDVNSIFNNQGNEMLRTNGNVIFTGRVDDAQLAGLYMQAQMFVYPSLYEGFGLPPIEAMQYGCPTLVSDIPSLREVCGDASLYLDPLDTNDISKRIDLLLNDGDLRNSLIKKGKQNSNRFSWKVSAKQIAKTVETLIIKI, encoded by the coding sequence TTGACGCCCTCGGTTAAATTTGTTGCCCCGTCAAATATTATTCACCATCAGTTAGCGGCAGAACTTGAAGTAGCCATAATAGGTAAGCGTAGTGGTGTTGCCTGGGAGCAAATTGACCTGCCCCGGTATTTAAAAAAAAATGAGACGCCATTTTTGATCAACTTGTGTAACGTAGCTCCGCTTTTTTATAACAATCAGGCCATAACGTTGCATGATGTTGCTTTTTTAGTCAATCCCGATTGGTTTAGCAAAAACTTCGTACGCTTCTATAAATTTCTAATCCCGCGAATTGCTAAAAAGGCCCAAATTGTTTTCACCGTTAGTGATTTCTCTAAGTCGGAAATTGTGAAGTACATTGGGATTGATCCTCGAAAAATAAAAGTAATATATAATGGAGTATCAGATCTGGCGGCTCCAAAATACGCCGGGGCAGGTTACGGGAGGTATATTTTAACGGTTGGATCGATAGATAAAAGAAAAAATATCCTGAACCTTATAGAAGCTTTTAAATTAACAACTAACAAAGATCTCAAACTTGTTATTGTTGGCGATGTTAATTCAATTTTTAATAACCAGGGTAACGAAATGCTCAGAACCAATGGAAACGTCATATTTACGGGGCGTGTTGATGACGCTCAGTTAGCGGGTTTATATATGCAAGCGCAAATGTTTGTTTATCCAAGCCTATATGAAGGCTTTGGGCTTCCTCCTATCGAGGCTATGCAATATGGCTGCCCTACCCTTGTTTCTGATATTCCCAGCTTGCGGGAAGTTTGCGGTGATGCCAGTTTATACTTAGATCCTCTTGATACAAACGATATATCGAAAAGGATAGACTTATTACTTAACGACGGGGATTTGCGTAATAGTCTCATTAAAAAAGGTAAGCAAAACAGTAACAGATTTAGTTGGAAAGTGTCGGCTAAGCAAATTGCCAAAACAGTAGAAACTTTAATTATTAAAATTTGA
- a CDS encoding exopolysaccharide biosynthesis polyprenyl glycosylphosphotransferase, which translates to MNIRYSKLLPIITFISDLIILNISIQFAHLLVFNYFSNEITSSVFLLLVNMAWISIASLTKNYVIQRPLVLSNSINRILSSLIYHSVAVLGVVYFFKFYQVSRWEMFFTYLMFFILIVVERSLIFAGLDYIRKKGFNIKHILIIGNEDIAHRVKNSFEKQPEYGYNFVGNISEESLGKMTRQMLFDKIIETEVKEVFICYRALDQSLLKSIVDFGDQNAIKIKFVSDLVLENSSATIINYKSFPVIQLSNSVELSLKIVIFKRCFDILFSLFVMIPGFPVFILLMIITKLTSKGPVFYAQERIGRNNKPFKIYKFRSMYVNSELLGPQLSSDHDPRITKWGRVIRKSRLDELPQFWNVLKGDMSIVGPRPERQFFIEQLIERSPNYKKLLRLKPGLTSMGQVNYGYAENVDQMCNRIRYDLLYLNNINLNSEIGVILKTIRVMAQLKGK; encoded by the coding sequence ATGAATATACGTTACTCAAAACTCCTACCCATAATCACATTTATCAGTGATTTAATAATATTAAATATTAGCATTCAATTCGCTCATTTATTGGTATTTAACTACTTTTCCAATGAGATAACTTCGTCTGTTTTTTTACTTTTGGTTAATATGGCCTGGATTTCTATCGCCTCATTAACTAAAAATTACGTGATCCAACGACCGTTGGTACTTAGTAATAGCATTAACAGAATTTTGTCATCCCTTATTTACCATTCTGTAGCTGTACTTGGCGTGGTATACTTTTTCAAGTTTTATCAAGTAAGCCGTTGGGAAATGTTTTTTACTTACCTGATGTTTTTTATTTTAATAGTTGTTGAACGATCATTGATTTTTGCGGGATTAGATTATATCCGCAAAAAGGGATTTAATATTAAGCACATCCTTATAATCGGAAATGAAGATATCGCACACAGGGTAAAAAACTCTTTTGAGAAGCAGCCGGAATATGGCTATAATTTCGTCGGCAATATATCAGAAGAATCGCTTGGTAAAATGACCAGGCAAATGTTATTCGATAAAATTATAGAAACAGAGGTAAAAGAGGTGTTTATATGTTACAGGGCGCTTGACCAGAGTTTGCTTAAAAGCATTGTTGATTTTGGCGACCAGAATGCTATTAAAATTAAGTTTGTTTCTGATTTAGTACTTGAAAACAGTAGTGCAACTATTATCAATTACAAAAGTTTTCCGGTAATTCAGTTGTCCAATTCTGTTGAACTTAGCCTTAAAATAGTTATTTTTAAACGGTGTTTTGACATTCTGTTTTCATTGTTTGTGATGATACCGGGATTCCCGGTATTTATATTGTTAATGATAATAACGAAGTTGACGTCAAAAGGACCGGTGTTTTACGCTCAGGAAAGAATTGGAAGGAATAATAAGCCATTTAAAATTTACAAGTTTCGGAGCATGTATGTTAACTCTGAATTATTAGGGCCTCAATTATCAAGTGATCACGATCCGCGGATTACTAAATGGGGGCGTGTAATAAGAAAGTCCCGATTAGACGAACTGCCTCAGTTTTGGAATGTACTAAAAGGTGATATGTCCATTGTAGGGCCAAGGCCCGAACGCCAGTTTTTTATAGAGCAGCTCATAGAAAGATCTCCTAATTATAAAAAGTTGTTACGCTTGAAACCGGGTTTGACTTCAATGGGGCAGGTGAATTATGGTTATGCTGAAAATGTTGACCAAATGTGCAACCGTATTCGTTATGATTTACTTTATCTTAATAACATAAATTTAAACAGTGAAATTGGCGTAATCTTAAAAACGATTAGAGTGATGGCGCAGTTAAAAGGTAAATAA
- a CDS encoding O-antigen polymerase has protein sequence MWLNVGFVFVAYFVPLLMLSDNENYNGEVFDLFYKITVLGAFCYLVGILLGNFLPLITMPLSFVIRSDEFYEKRFIKLTQIFLIVGIVGMLLSYLVMGFVPAFASDPLNAKFFRGPYQAPYMRVAVLYRVANLILINAIAFGFILFYLKRSLFNFSLIILASCVLLSTLNRGTTAFALLTVIGLVCASKGKIYSWLFVIINSLTIIVGSISYYIIGLIFGIDQFTDLYAEDSIWTLIASGAPDISDQLQFLKMYLLNPELTYGKTFLGGLVPGHYKWNPSVWALSVISPDTDLNDITSGGLRLPVSIWGYTSFSWPGVIMVSLISGLIIGYFTKYLKHWMKNRNMAKNIVAITFYSLIGMQFSGFYVFSYMFFPPLIVLFFYIFILKK, from the coding sequence ATGTGGTTAAATGTTGGTTTTGTGTTCGTAGCTTATTTTGTTCCGTTGTTAATGTTAAGCGATAATGAAAATTACAACGGCGAAGTTTTTGACCTGTTTTATAAAATAACAGTTTTAGGGGCTTTTTGCTATTTGGTTGGCATACTGCTTGGTAACTTTTTGCCTCTTATAACAATGCCCTTAAGCTTTGTGATCAGAAGCGATGAGTTTTACGAAAAAAGATTTATAAAGCTTACACAGATATTTTTGATAGTTGGCATAGTGGGGATGTTATTAAGCTACCTGGTGATGGGCTTTGTGCCCGCCTTTGCAAGTGATCCACTCAACGCCAAGTTTTTTAGAGGACCATATCAGGCTCCTTACATGAGAGTTGCGGTTTTATACCGGGTTGCTAATCTTATTTTAATTAATGCTATCGCTTTTGGGTTTATATTGTTTTATCTAAAAAGAAGCCTGTTTAATTTTTCATTAATTATATTGGCGTCATGCGTATTATTATCGACATTAAACCGGGGCACAACGGCATTTGCCTTATTAACAGTTATTGGTTTAGTATGTGCCAGTAAGGGTAAAATATATTCATGGCTGTTTGTTATTATAAATTCCCTAACCATTATTGTTGGCAGTATCTCTTATTATATTATAGGGCTCATTTTTGGTATAGATCAATTTACGGATCTGTACGCTGAAGATTCCATATGGACGCTTATCGCCTCCGGAGCTCCGGATATATCAGATCAGTTGCAGTTTTTAAAAATGTATTTGCTCAATCCCGAACTCACCTATGGTAAAACTTTTTTGGGAGGATTGGTGCCAGGACATTATAAATGGAATCCATCGGTTTGGGCACTAAGTGTTATAAGCCCTGATACCGATCTAAATGACATTACATCGGGGGGCTTACGGCTACCGGTATCAATATGGGGATATACGTCGTTTTCCTGGCCCGGTGTAATTATGGTAAGTTTGATATCCGGGTTAATAATTGGATATTTTACCAAATATCTTAAACACTGGATGAAAAATCGAAACATGGCTAAAAATATTGTAGCTATTACTTTTTATAGTTTAATTGGAATGCAATTTTCTGGCTTTTACGTTTTCTCTTACATGTTTTTTCCGCCACTTATTGTACTCTTTTTTTACATTTTTATCCTGAAGAAGTAA
- a CDS encoding glycosyltransferase family 4 protein: protein MKVALVHEWLTVIGGSENVFKEIASLYPNADIFTLVARDETIKALNLSNHKITTSFIQKLPFAKTKYRSYLPLFPLAVEQFDLSGYDLVISSSHAVAKGALTNSNQLHICYCHSPIRYAWDLHHQYLKESGLNKGVKGFVAKYLLHRIRAWDIISTNRVDHFIANSNYIAKRIKKIYGRESTVIHPNVATEDFLPVYKKSDYYVTCSRFVPYKKIDLIVQAFAQMPDKKLFVIGDGPDFKKVSKLAKSNTILLGHQPFHELKRYLAEAKAFVFAAEEDFGILPVEAQACGTPVIAYKKGGALESVIENKTGIFFDEQSVESIKQAVEWFDVNKSFFNYNEIVTHAAGFSTERFKKQILDYIVGKKA, encoded by the coding sequence TTGAAAGTAGCATTAGTACATGAATGGCTTACCGTTATTGGCGGCTCAGAAAATGTTTTTAAAGAAATAGCCTCACTTTATCCGAATGCCGATATTTTTACATTGGTTGCGCGGGATGAAACTATTAAGGCGTTGAATCTTAGCAATCATAAGATAACAACATCATTTATTCAGAAGCTGCCTTTCGCGAAAACAAAATACAGGTCATACCTACCACTGTTCCCCCTTGCGGTTGAACAATTTGATTTGTCGGGTTATGACCTGGTCATTTCATCTTCTCATGCCGTGGCCAAGGGGGCGTTAACAAATTCAAACCAGTTGCATATTTGTTATTGCCACTCTCCGATAAGATATGCCTGGGACTTGCACCATCAGTATTTAAAAGAATCCGGATTGAATAAAGGTGTAAAGGGATTTGTCGCAAAATACCTGCTTCATCGGATCCGGGCCTGGGATATTATTAGCACCAACCGTGTTGATCATTTTATAGCCAATTCAAACTATATCGCTAAGCGTATCAAGAAGATTTACGGCCGCGAAAGCACAGTTATTCATCCTAACGTTGCAACAGAAGATTTTTTGCCTGTTTATAAGAAGAGTGATTATTACGTCACTTGCTCGAGGTTTGTGCCCTATAAAAAAATTGACCTTATTGTTCAGGCTTTTGCCCAAATGCCGGATAAAAAACTCTTTGTTATTGGGGATGGGCCTGATTTTAAAAAAGTGAGCAAATTAGCAAAGTCAAATACTATATTATTGGGACATCAGCCATTTCATGAGTTAAAAAGGTACCTGGCAGAAGCAAAGGCTTTTGTTTTTGCAGCCGAAGAGGATTTCGGCATTTTACCGGTAGAAGCACAGGCTTGCGGCACGCCAGTTATCGCCTATAAAAAAGGCGGGGCTTTAGAAAGCGTCATCGAAAACAAAACAGGAATATTTTTCGACGAGCAATCGGTAGAATCAATCAAACAAGCGGTTGAATGGTTTGATGTTAATAAATCATTTTTTAATTATAATGAAATTGTTACACACGCCGCCGGGTTTTCAACGGAAAGGTTTAAAAAGCAGATTCTGGACTATATCGTTGGCAAGAAGGCGTAG
- a CDS encoding glycosyltransferase family 2 protein, which produces MNRAFIVVVNYTKYKDTIECLESVLKSSYQDFQVILIDNSPDDISENNIHNWLNGQSKDDIETLFPELVYPLVKKPIPYSYIKEEQLNDMPYLKNERLLFVRAANKGFAAANNLAFNYILRQADESSFIWVLNNDTVIAKDCLENLIGFYKNGEGDTILGSKLNFYYKKEVLQAVAGRYNKWLGSTYHVGEGEIDNGQYDNFTMNPDNYIVGASMFLPFSFLKKVGLMNDDYFLYYEELDWILASKQKGFKPALQANAIVYHKEGTSIEGASFGGKNKDKSFADYYSIVNRLKFTKKWYPSCLYTVTPGVIYALLKRLCKGRFAFVNKTAKAVIKVLATDYHNNNMNNG; this is translated from the coding sequence ATGAATAGAGCTTTCATTGTAGTAGTAAATTATACCAAATATAAGGACACCATCGAGTGTCTTGAAAGCGTGTTGAAATCGTCTTACCAGGACTTTCAGGTTATTCTTATAGATAATTCTCCTGATGATATTTCTGAAAATAACATCCATAACTGGCTTAACGGCCAAAGCAAAGATGATATAGAGACTTTATTTCCAGAATTAGTTTATCCGTTAGTTAAAAAGCCTATCCCTTATAGCTATATCAAAGAAGAGCAGCTTAACGATATGCCTTATTTAAAAAACGAGCGTTTATTATTTGTCAGGGCTGCTAATAAGGGTTTTGCCGCTGCTAATAATTTAGCTTTTAACTACATATTAAGGCAGGCTGATGAATCTTCTTTTATATGGGTGTTAAACAACGACACTGTTATTGCAAAAGATTGCCTCGAAAACCTGATTGGATTTTATAAAAATGGGGAAGGCGACACCATATTAGGTAGTAAGCTTAACTTTTATTATAAAAAAGAAGTATTACAGGCGGTGGCAGGCAGATACAACAAGTGGTTAGGCAGCACCTATCATGTTGGCGAAGGCGAAATTGATAACGGACAATATGATAATTTTACAATGAACCCGGATAATTATATAGTTGGTGCATCAATGTTTTTGCCATTTTCGTTTTTGAAAAAAGTAGGTTTGATGAATGACGACTATTTTTTGTACTATGAGGAGTTGGATTGGATTTTGGCAAGCAAACAAAAGGGGTTTAAGCCGGCATTACAGGCCAACGCGATTGTATATCATAAAGAAGGCACTTCAATTGAAGGAGCTTCTTTCGGCGGCAAAAATAAAGATAAATCTTTTGCTGATTATTATTCGATAGTTAATAGGCTCAAGTTTACAAAAAAATGGTATCCCAGCTGTTTATATACAGTTACCCCCGGAGTTATTTATGCGTTATTAAAAAGGCTTTGTAAAGGTAGATTTGCATTTGTAAATAAAACGGCCAAAGCAGTTATTAAAGTTTTGGCCACTGATTATCATAATAACAACATGAATAATGGGTAA